Below is a genomic region from Actinomycetes bacterium.
CAGCCGGTCGCGTGCTCGTCCGCGGCCGGCGCCCTTCCCGTCAGCCCAGCTCGAGCGCGGTCGCCAGGTCGGTCTTGACCGCGTCGAGCGCCTCGGCCGCCGTGCGCCGGGCAGCGGCGACGTCGCCGTCGGCCACGGGCACGACCACCTCGAGGTAGCACTTGAGCTTTGGTTCGGTGCCGGACGGCCGGACCACGACCCGGCCGCGCTTCGCGAGCCGGTAGCGAAGGCCGTCCGTCGGGGGCAGCCGCCGGCTGCCGGGTGCCAGGTCCTCCGCAGACTCGACCGCTCGGCCACCCAGCGTCGCCGGGGGCTGGGCGCGCAGCCGGGCCATCGCGTCCTGGATCAGCGAGAGGTCGTCGACCCGGACCGAGAGCTGGTCGGTGGCGTGCAGGCCGTGCTCGCGGGCCAGGTCGTCGAGCAGGTCGGTGAGGGTGCGGCCCTCCGCCTTCATCGTCGCGGCCAGCTCGGCCACGAGCAGGGCGGCGGAGACCCCGTCCTTGTCCCGGACCCCGGCCGGGTCGACGCAGTAGCCGAGTGCCTCCTCGTAGCCGTAGCGCAGTCCGTCGACCCGGGAGATCCACTTGAAGCCGGTGAGCGTCTCGGCGTAGCCGAGGCCGTGCGCCTCGGCGATCCGGCCGAGCAGGGACGACGACACGATGGACTCCGCGAAGGTGCCCTCCAGGGTCGGCTCGCGACGTACCAGATGGGCGGCGAGCAAAGCACCCACCTCGTCGCCGCGCAGCATCCGCCAGCCGCCGCCGTCGGGCACCGCGACCGCGCACCGGTCGGCGTCGGGGTCGTTGGCGAGCACGATGTCGGCGCCGTGCTGCGCTGCGGCCTCGAGCGCCAGGTCGATGGCGCCGGGCTCCTCCGGGTTCGGGAAGGAGACCGTGCTGAAGTCGGGGTCGGGGTCGGCCTGGCGGGCGACGACGGTGGGAGCGGCGAAGCCGGCCCGGTCGAACGCGGCGAGCACCACGTCGCGGCCCACGCCGTGCAGCGGGGTGTAGACGATGGACAGGTCGCGTGGGGAGGCCGGGTCGACCAGGGACGCGACCCGGTCCAGGTAGGCATCGAGGACCTCGTCCCCCAGCGTGTCCCAGGCGTCCCCGCGCGGCACCGACGCCAGCGGCCCGACCGCGTCGATGGCGGC
It encodes:
- a CDS encoding phospho-sugar mutase gives rise to the protein MTEDPDPDTRAELQALLDAEDLAGIADRFGGRLEFGTAGLRGELGAGPARMNRVVVIRAAAGLCAYLTARGGRSVVVGFDARHKSDVFARDTAEVVTGAGMRALVLPRPLPTPVLAFAIRHLGADAGVMVTASHNPPQDNGYKVYLGDGSQIVPPADAEISAAIDAVGPLASVPRGDAWDTLGDEVLDAYLDRVASLVDPASPRDLSIVYTPLHGVGRDVVLAAFDRAGFAAPTVVARQADPDPDFSTVSFPNPEEPGAIDLALEAAAQHGADIVLANDPDADRCAVAVPDGGGWRMLRGDEVGALLAAHLVRREPTLEGTFAESIVSSSLLGRIAEAHGLGYAETLTGFKWISRVDGLRYGYEEALGYCVDPAGVRDKDGVSAALLVAELAATMKAEGRTLTDLLDDLAREHGLHATDQLSVRVDDLSLIQDAMARLRAQPPATLGGRAVESAEDLAPGSRRLPPTDGLRYRLAKRGRVVVRPSGTEPKLKCYLEVVVPVADGDVAAARRTAAEALDAVKTDLATALELG